From a single Phragmites australis chromosome 7, lpPhrAust1.1, whole genome shotgun sequence genomic region:
- the LOC133923804 gene encoding phosphoglycerate mutase-like protein isoform X2 translates to MEGNSGTAVYPMHRCKTIHLVRHAQGIHNVEGETDHSAYMKPEFFDARITPLGWKQVDCLREHVKKCGLAKRIELVLCSPLLRTMQTAVGVFGGENYTNGENAPPLMVENAGHSKRRAISSLNCPPFLAVETCRERLGVHPCDKRRSVTEYRTLFPAIDFSLASFFHCKFMNCVVDLFISNGVPN, encoded by the exons ATGGAGGGCAACTCTGGCACTGCTGTGTACCCTATGCACCGCTGCAAAACCATACACCTG GTGAGGCATGCTCAGGGTATTCACAATGTGGAAGGCGAAACGGATCACAGTGCATACATGAAACCCGAGTTCTTTGACGCTCGCATTACTCCTCTGGGCTGGAAGCAA GTTGACTGTCTGCGAGAGCATGTGAAAAAATGTGGACTTGCAAAAAGGATTGAGCTGGTTCTTTGTTCCCCTTTACTGAG GACTATGCAGACTGCAGTGGGGGTTTTCGGTGGTGAAAACTATACTAACGGAGAAAATGCACCTCCACTGATGGTGGAAAATGCTGGACATAGTAAACGTCGTGCAATTTCAAGTTTGAACTGCCCACCATTTCTTGCGGTTGAGACCTGCAGGGAGCGCTTG GGTGTCCATCCATGTGACAAGCGGAGGAGCGTAACAGAATATCGTACTCTGTTTCCTGCCATTGATTTTTCATTGGCAAGTTTCTTTCATTGTAAATTCATGAATTGCGTTGTGGACCTCTTCATTTCCAATGGTGTTCCAAACTAG
- the LOC133923804 gene encoding phosphoglycerate mutase-like protein isoform X1: MTQTRTLTFYGMEGNSGTAVYPMHRCKTIHLVRHAQGIHNVEGETDHSAYMKPEFFDARITPLGWKQVDCLREHVKKCGLAKRIELVLCSPLLRTMQTAVGVFGGENYTNGENAPPLMVENAGHSKRRAISSLNCPPFLAVETCRERLGVHPCDKRRSVTEYRTLFPAIDFSLASFFHCKFMNCVVDLFISNGVPN, translated from the exons ATGACACAAACTAGGACACTCACATTCTACG GAATGGAGGGCAACTCTGGCACTGCTGTGTACCCTATGCACCGCTGCAAAACCATACACCTG GTGAGGCATGCTCAGGGTATTCACAATGTGGAAGGCGAAACGGATCACAGTGCATACATGAAACCCGAGTTCTTTGACGCTCGCATTACTCCTCTGGGCTGGAAGCAA GTTGACTGTCTGCGAGAGCATGTGAAAAAATGTGGACTTGCAAAAAGGATTGAGCTGGTTCTTTGTTCCCCTTTACTGAG GACTATGCAGACTGCAGTGGGGGTTTTCGGTGGTGAAAACTATACTAACGGAGAAAATGCACCTCCACTGATGGTGGAAAATGCTGGACATAGTAAACGTCGTGCAATTTCAAGTTTGAACTGCCCACCATTTCTTGCGGTTGAGACCTGCAGGGAGCGCTTG GGTGTCCATCCATGTGACAAGCGGAGGAGCGTAACAGAATATCGTACTCTGTTTCCTGCCATTGATTTTTCATTGGCAAGTTTCTTTCATTGTAAATTCATGAATTGCGTTGTGGACCTCTTCATTTCCAATGGTGTTCCAAACTAG
- the LOC133923802 gene encoding uncharacterized protein LOC133923802 isoform X2 codes for MGLDREMKDGRCLPIRRSRKDPDAGRCRLLPTLQVSSQAMPSIGMLAARRLTVCCDSCSLPPTKVNIRLFDLHKLHNFPGWRWKDVQKTLSSHKKTKVSILIYDEKKVALDALAAELELTHFYEMPHPSQPTT; via the exons ATGGGTTTAGACAGGGAAATGAAGGATGGACGTTGCTTGCCCATCCGTCGGAGTCGGAAAGATCCGGATGCTGGTCGATGCAGGCTCCTGCCGACGCTCCAAGTCAGCTCCCAAGCGATGCCCTCCATTGGCATGCTCGCCGCCCGCCGCCTCACCGTCTGCTGCGATTCATGTTCTCTGCCACCCACTAAAG TAAATATCAGACTCTTCGATCTACACAAACTCCATAACTTCCCTGGCTGGAGATGGAAAGATGTCCAGAAGACACTGAGTAGTCACAAGAAG ACTAAGGTGTCAATTCTGATATATGATGAAAAGAAGGTAGCGCTTGATGCTTTGGCTGCTGAACTGGAGCTTACGCACTTTTATG AGATGCCACATCCATCACAGCCAACGACCTGA
- the LOC133923803 gene encoding phosphoglycerate mutase-like protein 1 yields MTMIYGTTTTSSRIISLCTAAAAGSSSSSSSVPCRRAKSLLPTLRCSSSGMEASAGTAIYPLHRCKTIYLVRHAQGIHNVEGEKDPNAYMSPALFDAHLTPLGWNQVDGLREHVKKCGLAKKIELVISSPLLRTMQTAVGVFGGENYTDGVSAPPLMVQNAGHSGRPAVSSLNCPPFLAVETCREHLGVHPCDKRRSITEYRTLFPSIDFSLAKNDEDVLWEPDVREANEAVATRGMKFIDWLWTREEKEIAIVSHSGFLFHTLSMYSKECHPTIQQEVSKHFANCELRSMMLVDRSMLGSDSATWNYPGKIPAGLDLPSDVSDKKLHKN; encoded by the exons ATGACGATGATCTacggcaccaccaccaccagcagccgTATCATCTCCTTGTGtaccgccgcagcagcaggttcctcttcctcctcctcctccgtcccCTGCCGCCGTGCCAAATCTCTTCTTCCTACTCTTCGCTGCTCATCCTCAG GCATGGAGGCCAGCGCTGGCACTGCTATTTACCCTCTGCACCGCTGCAAAACCATATACCTG gtgagGCATGCCCAGGGTATTCACAACGTGGAAGGTGAGAAAGATCCCAACGCGTACATGTCGCCGGCACTGTTCGATGCACACCTCACTCCTTTGGGTTGGAACCAA GTTGATGGCCTACGAGAGCACGTGAAGAAATGTGGACTTGCAAAAAAGATTGAGCTGGTTATTTCTTCCCCTTTACTGAG GACTATGCAAACTGCAGTTGGGGTCTTTGGTGGTGAAAACTATACTGATGGTGTAAGTGCACCACCACTAATGGTGCAAAATGCTGGACACAGTGGACGCCCGGCAGTTTCAAGTTTGAACTGCCCACCATTTCTTGCAGTTGAGACCTGCAGAGAGCACTTG GGTGTCCATCCCTGTGACAAGAGGAGGAGCATAACAGAATACAGGACTCTCTTTCCTTCCATTGACTTTTCGTTGGCAA AGAATGATGAAGATGTTCTTTGGGAACCAGACGTTAGAGAAGCAAATGAGGCTGTCGCAACGAGGGGTATGAAGTTTATTGACtg GTTATGGacaagagaagagaaagagatagCTATTGTGAGTCATAGTGGTTTCTTATTTCACACCTTAAGCATGTACAGCAAAGAATGCCATCCAACCATACAACAGGAAGTGAGCAAGCA CTTTGCAAACTGTGAGCTCCGGTCCATGATGTTGGTTGACAGAAG TATGCTTGGGTCGGATTCTGCCACTTGGAACTACCCTGGAAAGATTCCAGCCGGACTTGATCTGCCTAGCGATGTCTCAgacaagaagctccataagaACTGA
- the LOC133923802 gene encoding uncharacterized protein LOC133923802 isoform X1, translating into MGGCSSVAAVAVTAAFRGEGSAAAVMEVVSRVTKSLPVKRRDPIYILYPVDDKFRKDLAGSSEANPIMRNRVHEELSKSGRVNIRLFDLHKLHNFPGWRWKDVQKTLSSHKKTKVSILIYDEKKVALDALAAELELTHFYEMPHPSQPTT; encoded by the exons ATGGGGGGCTGCTCTTCAGTGGCCGCAGTGGCCGTGACCGCGGCCTTCCGCGGCGAAGGAAGCGCGGCGGCGGTAATGGAGGTTGTGTCTCGTGTCACCAAATCATTGCCTGTCAAAAGGAGAGATCCTATTTACATCCTCTATCCAGTGGATGACAAGTTTCGTAAGGATTTGGCCGGGAGCAGCGAGGCGAATCCGATTATGCGCAATCGTGTGCACGAGGAGCTGTCCAAATCTGGGAGAG TAAATATCAGACTCTTCGATCTACACAAACTCCATAACTTCCCTGGCTGGAGATGGAAAGATGTCCAGAAGACACTGAGTAGTCACAAGAAG ACTAAGGTGTCAATTCTGATATATGATGAAAAGAAGGTAGCGCTTGATGCTTTGGCTGCTGAACTGGAGCTTACGCACTTTTATG AGATGCCACATCCATCACAGCCAACGACCTGA